The Streptomyces uncialis genomic interval CCACCGCCGGAACACGACGGCACGCGCCCCGGGACAGGCGACGGCGGGACCACGGACGGCGGAACCGGGGAGGGCGGCGGGAAGGGCGGCGGCGAAGGTGGTGGCCAGGGCGGGGGCGGCGATGGCTCCGGGCCCGGTGGCGCGCCCCCCGCGGAGCCTGGCAGGGGCGGCGGTACGCCCTGGTGGCGCAGCGCCCCCCGGGTGGCCCTGCTGACGCTCGGGGTCGTGGCCGCGGTCGTCCTCGGGGTGGTGCTCACACGTTCGGGCGGTTCCGGCTCGGGTGACGGTCCGTCGGGCGGCGGTGGCGGCGAGGTGTTCCTCCAGGCCGCGGACAGCACCGGCCGGGACCCGTTCACGGAGTCGACCGCGCGGGACAGCAGCCCGCCGCCGAACACCCCGTCGCTGCCCGGCCGGTCGGAGTCCGGCCGGTCCGAGTCCGCGCCGGCCGCCCAGGGGGTGTCGGGCGCCGCACCCGGCCTGTACGGGGGCACCCGGAGGACGGCGAGCTGCGATGTGGAGAAGCAGATCAGGTTCCTCGGTGCCGAGGAGGCGAAGAACAAGGCGTTCGCCTCGGCCCTCGGTATCGCCCCGGACAAGGTGCCCGGCCGGCTGCGCGCGCTGACCCCCGTACAGCTCAGGCTCGACACCCGGGTCACCAACCACGGCTACGTGAACGGCTCCGCGACGGCCTACCAGGCGGTCCTGGAGGCGGGCACGGCGGTCCTGGTCGACG includes:
- a CDS encoding DUF6777 domain-containing protein — encoded protein: MSAEPPPPDRPTGPSPSGAPAGPPSGPPAGPPSGPLSDPSRPGSPSGPTGPPADHPSGPPYGHPDDGAHGTTGGAPAPPPEHDGTRPGTGDGGTTDGGTGEGGGKGGGEGGGQGGGGDGSGPGGAPPAEPGRGGGTPWWRSAPRVALLTLGVVAAVVLGVVLTRSGGSGSGDGPSGGGGGEVFLQAADSTGRDPFTESTARDSSPPPNTPSLPGRSESGRSESAPAAQGVSGAAPGLYGGTRRTASCDVEKQIRFLGAEEAKNKAFASALGIAPDKVPGRLRALTPVQLRLDTRVTNHGYVNGSATAYQAVLEAGTAVLVDDRGLPTVRCACGNPLTEPVALRGTPKVVGEPWPGYRASNVVVVKPASRPVDTFVIYDPHSGGWFTRDPGGTGSGDQETAPPTDATPSPDGSPSGEDTSTGSTDEPGTPSDGTGGPSTGSPSAEQPGSPSAGSPPPATEEPPLTSGPGDTQAPPSGPA